In Aedes aegypti strain LVP_AGWG unplaced genomic scaffold, AaegL5.0 Primary Assembly AGWG_AaegL5_hic_scaff_1679_PBJ_arrow, whole genome shotgun sequence, the genomic window TGTATGGAGGACTATTTAGGACCCTTATTCCTTgcctttcaagaaatttcttaaaatcagATGCATTGAATGGAGGACCATTGTCAGATACTAAAGTGTCTGGAAAACCAAACCTTGCAAAATATGCTAATAACTTCTTCATCACTTTTGTACACGATGTGCCTTCTCTCATCCACTCTACTTCCACCCATTTTGAAAAGCTGTCAACTATCAATAAGAAAACGTGTTGCTTGAAGTAGAAAAAATCAATGTGCACTCTACCAAATGGTCTTGTGGAAGGTGTCCATTTAGATTCAATTTTCTGCTTTGGGTACGCTGCCATACTAGCACAAGCATCACATTCACTAACAAACTTTTCAACATCAGCATTTATTCCATACCAGTACACTGAGCGTCTTGCAAGCTGCTTCATCCTCACAATTCCGACATGATTGGCATGTAACAGTCTTAAAATTTCATCCTGCAATTGCTGCGGAATTATTACTCTGTCCTGGTAAAGCAAACAACCTTCCACTATTTCCAAATCGTGTTGATTTGCAAAAATATCCACAAACCGTTTATCCAGTCTTTGAGGCCAACCATGGCGCATAAATCTTATGATTTGCTGCAAGAATGAGtcagtttttgtttgtttggcAATATCCTCAATATCAATTGGGAAATCATTACTGAAATTTATGTGTTTGATGCACTCTACATCTAGCTCTTTAGGAACCGACTGCTCCAATGGAAATCGCGAACAAAAATCGGCATTTCCCATTTTCGCAGAAGGCCTGTACtgaatttcaaaattgtatattGACAACTCCAGAATATAGCGCTGCAATCTTGTCACAAATATCGCATTTTTACCTTCTTTACCAAAAATTCCAACCAATGGCTTATGGTCGGTAAATACCGTAAATTTCTGTCCATAAAGATATTTATGAAACTTTTTTATTGAGCACACAAGTGCCAGCGCTTCCAAATGGAGAATTGGATATTTCTTTTGAGCTGAATTGAGTGAAAATGAAGCGAAACTAATGGGTTTCTCCACACCATCAATGCAATGCGCAATAACTCCGCCAAGTCCATAGCCTGAAGCATCAGAGACAATTACAATCGGTTTTCTTGGATcataaaattcaagaaaatctgTTTCAAGAAGTAAATTCTTCGCGTTTTCAAAAGCcttgttgcaatcatcattccaGTTAAATTTAACATCgttcttcaataaattatacaagCAAAATAACTTAGAAGACAACCCTGGAATGAACTTGTTGTAGTAATTGAGTAAACCCAAAAATGATTTGAGCTCAGTTACGTTCTTTGGTGTttttgcattttgaattgtgGCAATTTTACTTGCACACGGCGACAAACCTTTTTCGCTAATGTTATGCCCTAGATATTCTAAACTAGTAACAAAGAATTTACATTTCTCCCAATTTACTTTAATATTTGCTTTGGACAATCTAACCAAAACAATAAAAAGTTTCCGTCTGCAATCTTCCAAATCTTTTCCTGCTATGAGAACATCATCCAAGTAAACATACACATTCTCAATATCCTGCAAAATCTGATCCATTATCTGCTGAAAAATAGCTGCACTAGAGGAAGCTCCCTGTGGCAATCTATTGTAGGTAAAAAGACCTTTTATAGTGTTTATTACCATGAATTTTCTTGAACGTTCAGTCAATGACAATTGGGTGTAAGCGCCTTCCAAATCAAGTGCGCAGAAAACTTTACACCCTGCCAATTCAGCAAAAAGATCTTGTGCAACAGGTAAAGGATAAATATTAGGAATAATGAGTTTGTTTATCGAAACTTTACAGTCAATTACTAGACGAATATCGCCATTCTTTTTTGCTACCACTATAACAGGAGATGCCCATTCACTTGTTCGTATCGGAGTTATTACATTCTCTCTTTGCAATCTATCTAAATAATTTGAAACTTTATCCCTCAACCTGAAGGGAACGTCATAAGCTTTTCTAAAAATAGGTGTgtctgttttcaaaaccaactcGGCTTCATAACCTCTAATTGGAGAGGAAAAGTCTTTAATGAAGACATCAGAAAATTTGCTTTTGATTTCATTCGTCAGTTCATTGTTTTTATTGCTAATCACATTATTTACAGGTGCTAAATTGTCAAAGAAATCACGCCAATCGGGAAAGAAAACGTCCAACCATGTTCTTCCCAATAAAGGAACAAAATCATGATCACAATCCAAcactaaaagttttaaaattttccttTTATCTCGAAATTCAACATAAACCACAGCTTCTCCAGCAACTTTTAAACTGGAACCATTAACCACAATTAATTTCTTTGAACTTATCTGAAGAGGAACATTGAAATTAGTCATAAATAACTTTTTCCCAATAACAGAAACAGAAGCTCCGCTATCAACTTCCATCTGCAATATCTTCCCCTCTATGGTTAGTTCTAGTAAACAAGGGCTACTTATTTGgttaattgttgaaatttgcataCAGTCTAATTCACCTTGATCTGAATCATCAGTTTTATCCTCCCACGCCATCCGATTCATCATGCTGGACAATTTGTTCTCCATACTTGAGCCAGGTTTCTCCAGATCAATGTTGTTAATTGGATCTTGCTTCAATTGTTTCAGTTTGAGACACTTCCTTCTCACATGCCCTCGCACACCACAATAGCTGCACCATCTCTGATCGTATATGGGTTCCTGGCTACGCTTCATTTCCGCTGGGTAAACCTCTGCATCTTGGAATCTGCGCTGATATTCACGGAACCGCACCTGCTTCGATTGTCGGGACTGCGAAGAGGATCGATCGTTGTACCTGTTGTATGATGTAGTGCTGCGTTCGGTACTTCTTGTCGGGGACTGAAACTGGGACCTGTACCCTAGCCGGCTTTTTACCGGTCCTCGGCCGCGCGATAAATTCGCCATACGCTGTAAAACAGCACCTCGACCTCCAGTAAGGCTACTGACAGAAGCAATTTGCGTGGAGATATCGTCTTTTGTTAAAGCTTTGGCATGAGAAGCCGCCATTTCCCAAGTTGTAATCATTTTCTCGGCTTGAGCTAGATTAAGTTTTTCCCCATCTTCGTCCAATAACTTCTGTCTCAAAGCGTCATCCGACAAACCAATGAGAACACGATCAAGGATGCGACCGTCTTTGTCGTCCTTAAAATTACAATACTCAGCTTggagttttagagaaaaaagaaaATCGCTGGCAGTTTCACCAGGTTGCTGAATGCGAGAACCGAATTTAAAACGATGAATTAAAGCTGAATCCGTCTTGTCTAGTTTTTGTTTAAGTTTCTGTACCAATTCATCAAGCGGAGCTGCGTCAAGCAATTGCTCGCTGAGATACAAATTCTGTGCCACTTCAAAAAGATATTCGCCCCCCAAGAGGAACATTTTGTCCTTCTTATTCTCATCCGCCACCTTATtaatgcgaaaatgataaccAAGCCGCTTAAACCAGGATGCAAAAGATTGCCCTTTGCGGTATGGGTCAATATTCGGGGCTACGTACGCCATTATGCTAATGTAAATTTGTCCCACAAACGCCGACAAAATTATCAGAAACACAAATTTCTAAAACTGCGATTCCAGTCGGAAAATCACTCGGCTTACTGTCGTTCCTAAACAACCTGCACTTAACAGaaataaaaggaaaaaaaaactctcataaAATCTAATAATTGGCTTCCGTTAATTATTCACACTTGGTATTGTCTAGTCTTTGTCTATCAACACAATAGATATCACTTAGCGTCGTTTTATGCCACAAAATGGCGTTTTCAAAGCACAAAAAACACGctttagacaaaaaaaaaactgtttcttacCTCTATCAATCCTTCGGAACGTCTCCGGATGACTTCCGATACCCTTCGTTACTGCTGCCACCACGAACGTGAAAACTCCGCCGCCGTGATGATGGGGAATCCGACCTCTTGAAGGTTGAATTCCAGCCGCCGCTCAGGTGGTAGTGCAATTTTCTGCTGCCGCCTCTCGCagcgaaggaaaaaaaatcacttcactACGGTTTCCTGCTTTACCTCGTCGCCAAATATTATGTACCAATAACTTGGTTAAAAAAAGTGATTAAGATTCAGCAAGCGGACACTCGCGGGCAGACTTATCGTAACGGTGAAGGTGTTAAGTAAAAGGTACTTGTAGGTTTCGGAGCTTCGTAGAGATACGTGTTGTTCGTTCGATGTCAGGATAACAAGAGAGACCGACAGTCGTCGGATCGTTTATTAGAAGGTATTTGCTATAAACATTTGACAAATACACTATGAATCAAGTTTACGCCTTTCGTAATACAATTAACACGATATGCCTTTATGGCAAAAGCACTCTAATAATAATCAATTCAGTGGACATATCAAAAAGAGATCCATAAAGAGCGAGAATTAGCGATGGTTCTGCGGGGTGGTCAAGTGGGAGACACATCGTCAAGGTGTTCAATGTAACGAAGAATGCGACTGCCGACAGGAACATGGCACTGAAATGCTGTAAATGGGATTAGAAATATTCGGTTTAAAATTGAAAGGAATATTTGATTCAAAGTATGGTTCACAACAAAAACTAAAGGCATCATCAGCAATGTTACGAATCGTATGGCGAGCTAAAGATGCCCTAAAAGAGTTTAAAAATAGCTCTTATTATGTATTACAATCAttctttggatgaaattttttatttgcagatgattttgttaaaaaaatagttgaagATAAACCATATTTACCTGTATGTCCTCCAATGTTTTACCATGTTCGACAAAATGGTGATACACAATCCCTGTAACCACACCGAAAAAGTAATTTCCTGCATTACTTTCAAATGTGACATACACTTTTAGGTAATAGTCGAGATTTCGGATTTCATCAATCAcgtatctaaaaataattatttgatcTTTCTGTAAGATCAGTTTGTGCTGATTGTAATTCAAGAGTAATTTTACCGAACGATCATCATAACGGTTGCGTCTAAATTGTTGAAATAAATCACAGCAGCCGGAACTACTAATGCAAAGATTACCATGAAGCAAATCGATGCATTAATAAATTTCGGGAATCTAAAAACAAGAAATATTTTAGCGACTGTAAAATTGATTTCAGATTCAGGTCAAGCACTTACCTCCAAATGAACATCAGTATTATCGTCCCTActagaaataattgaaaatcagCTCCAAGATACCAAGTGAACTGCAAGCACTGAAAAATGATGAAGATGTCAATCggaattgttttttaattatttaccaTATTCCAACCGGTTTGTTCGCTTCAATGTAATTATTGACAAACAGTAAATTCGTCCACCAATTCTCCATACAGTGGTCTTGATACCTCTCTGCAATAGGACCATTTTTAAGTCTATTGTACCAAGAAACTTGAAAAAGGATAACAAAGGAATAAACTGGCAGAATTCTGAAAACAAAACAGAATGTTCAATAATAATTAACTTTTTTCACTATACCAATAGCTTACCGAACTAATCGGTTCAAAATCCTATCCATCAAATACCACATTTTAAACTGGGGATGTGTTTTAATATGATCCATGAAATTAACCGCCAGTACCACTCCACCGATGACGAAAAATATCTGCACCAAATAGGTGTTGCCTGCCATGGCAATCGGGAACCAAAACATGCTGAACTGTTGTTCCATTTTCTCTGGATTTTTCAGGGGCATTCGGATCATCGGAATGGATGCGTGACATAATACGATTGTTAGCATGGTCAGCACACGAATACCGTCCAGGAATAGGAGATCCTGTCTGGATCTAGAGTTGAGTGATCCAAGCTTTTTTAAATTCCCCGATAAGGAGAATGCTTTGACTACCAAAGATTCTGCAAATAAATATGGGAACTTTCTCATAAATTCTGCTGACGTATCTTGTTTGGATTTTTTACCTGTATAAATGCCTTGAAAGTCAATAATAGTGCAAGTAACTATTAACAATACTATAGACAAAACCGTCAAACAGAAGATCATTTCCAAAGTTCCTGTTTCAGATGTAAACCAATGAAAACATGAAATAGTATCTTACAAAGTGTTTTAAATACCATACCAACTGGTCGATCGTAATCGTCTGCAGAAATACTGACTAAGGTTTCCGGGATAGATTTCAACTGGTAGTT contains:
- the LOC110680633 gene encoding nose resistant to fluoxetine protein 6-like; this translates as MVFLEDEPWKMQPQLYDYDDFDDCRRRNPSFRYNVVKAHIVQNTSSVMWQRITQHSNDPRHYQRNALEIGICLDRCKWATNVEMSIEQQAGICAADRVWTNYQLKSIPETLVSISADDYDRPVGTLEMIFCLTVLSIVLLIVTCTIIDFQGIYTESLVVKAFSLSGNLKKLGSLNSRSRQDLLFLDGIRVLTMLTIVLCHASIPMIRMPLKNPEKMEQQFSMFWFPIAMAGNTYLVQIFFVIGGVVLAVNFMDHIKTHPQFKMWYLMDRILNRLVRILPVYSFVILFQVSWYNRLKNGPIAERYQDHCMENWWTNLLFVNNYIEANKPCLQFTWYLGADFQLFLVGTIILMFIWRFPKFINASICFMVIFALVVPAAVIYFNNLDATVMMIVRYVIDEIRNLDYYLKVYVTFESNAGNYFFGVVTGIVYHHFVEHGKTLEDIQHFSAMFLSAVAFFVTLNTLTMCLPLDHPAEPSLILALYGSLFDIYWYIIFGDEVKQETVVK